In a single window of the Coffea eugenioides isolate CCC68of chromosome 3, Ceug_1.0, whole genome shotgun sequence genome:
- the LOC113766932 gene encoding auxin-induced protein PCNT115-like, with product MAASEEVKVPRIKLGSQGFEVSAQGLGCMGMSAFYGPPKPEPDMIKLIHHAICRGITHLDTSDIYGPHTNEILIGKALKEGIRAKVELATKFAVSLQDGKFDVRGDPAYVRASCEASLKRLDADCIDLYYQHRIDTRVPIEVTIGELKKLVEEGKIKYIGLSEASASTIRRAHAVHPITAVQLEWSLWTRDVEEEIIPTCRELGIGIVAYSPLGRGFFSSGPKLIENLAEGDYRKDMPRFQAENLEHNKNLYERVNAIASRKGCTPSQLALAWLHHQGNDVCPIPGTTKIENLNQNIGALSVKLSAEEMAELESIASAGVKGDRYGPGHGTWQTSETPPLSTWKRT from the exons ATGGCGGCGTCAGAAGAAGTGAAAGTGCCAAGAATCAAGCTGGGGTCGCAAGGTTTTGAAGTTTCAGCTCAAGGGCTGGGCTGCATGGGCATGTCAGCCTTCTACGGGCCGCCAAAGCCCGAACCTGATATGATCAAACTCATCCACCATGCTATTTGCAGAGGAATCACCCATCTTGACACCTCCGATATCTATGGACCTCACACCAACGAAATACTCATTGGCAAG GCCTTGAAGGAAGGAATAAGAGCGAAAGTGGAGCTAGCAACAAAATTTGCAGTCAGTTTGCAGGATGGGAAGTTTGATGTGCGTGGTGATCCAGCCTATGTGAGGGCTTCTTGTGAAGCGAGTTTGAAGCGGCTTGATGCGGACTGCATTGATCTCTATTATCAACATCGCATCGATACACGTGTGCCCATTGAAGTCACG ATAGGAGAGCTCAAGAAACTGGTTGAAGAGGGTAAAATAAAGTATATAGGTCTGTCTGAGGCCTCAGCTTCAACAATTCGAAGAGCACATGCTGTTCATCCAATAACAGCTGTACAGTTGGAGTGGTCATTGTGGACCAGAGATGTCGAGGAAGAGATTATTCCCACTTGCAG AGAGCTTGGCATAGGGATTGTTGCATATAGTCCACTTGGACGAGGTTTCTTCTCATCAGGTCCAAAGCTGATCGAGAATTTGGCTGAAGGTGACTACCGAAAG GATATGCCAAGGTTTCAAGCAGAGAATTTGGAGCACAACAAGAACTTGTATGAGCGGGTCAATGCCATTGCTTCAAGGAAGGGTTGTACTCCATCACAGCTAGCATTGGCCTGGCTCCATCACCAAGGCAATGATGTTTGCCCCATACCTGGCACTACCAAGATTGAGAACCTCAATCAGAATATAGGAGCTTTGTCTGTAAAACTGTCGGCCGAGGAAATGGCGGAACTTGAATCTATTGCTTCTGCGGGAGTCAAGGGTGATAGGTATGGGCCTGGCCATGGTACTTGGCAAACTTCTGAAACTCCACCTTTGTCAACCTGGAAGAGAACATGA
- the LOC113765374 gene encoding auxin-induced protein PCNT115-like gives MAASEEVKVPRIKLGSQGLEVSAQGLGCMGMSEAYGPPKPEPDMIKLIHHAICRGITHLDTADMYGPHTNEILIGKALKEGIRAKVELATKFAISFQDGKFDVRGDPAYVRACCEASLKRLDVDCIDLYYQHRIDTSVPIEVTIGELKKLVEEGKIKYIGLSEASASTIRRAHAVHPITAVQLEWSLWTRDVEEEIIPTCRELGIGIVAYRPLGRGFFSSGPKLMENLAEGDFRKGLPRFQAENLEHNKKLYERATAIASRKGCTPSQLALAWVHHQGNDVCPIPGTTKIENLNQNIGALSVKLSAEDMAELESIASAGVKGERYGPEISTWQNSETPPLSTWKRT, from the exons ATGGCGGCGTCAGAAGAAGTGAAAGTGCCAAGAATCAAGCTGGGCTCGCAAGGTCTTGAAGTTTCAGCTCAAGGGCTGGGCTGCATGGGCATGTCAGAAGCCTACGGGCCGCCGAAGCCCGAGCCTGATATGATCAAACTCATCCACCATGCTATTTGCAGAGGTATCACCCATCTTGACACCGCCGATATGTATGGACCTCACACCAACGAAATACTCATTGGCAAG GCCTTGAAGGAAGGAATAAGAGCGAAAGTGGAGCTAGCAACCAAATTTGCAATCAGTTTTCAGGATGGGAAGTTTGATGTACGTGGTGATCCAGCCTATGTGAGGGCTTGTTGTGAAGCAAGTTTGAAGCGGCTTGATGTGGACTGCATTGATCTCTATTATCAACATCGCATCGATACAAGTGTGCCCATTGAAGTCACG ATAGGAGAGCTCAAGAAACTGGTTGAAGAGGGTAAAATAAAGTATATAGGTCTGTCTGAGGCCTCAGCTTCAACAATTCGAAGAGCACATGCTGTTCATCCAATAACAGCTGTACAGTTGGAGTGGTCATTGTGGACCAGAGATGTCGAGGAAGAGATTATTCCCACTTGCAG AGAGCTTGGCATAGGGATTGTTGCATACAGGCCACTTGGACGAGGTTTCTTCTCATCAGGTCCAAAGCTGATGGAGAATTTGGCTGAAGGTGACTTTCGAAAG GGTTTGCCAAGGTTTCAAGCAGAGAATTTGGAGCACAACAAGAAGTTGTATGAGCGGGCCACTGCCATTGCTTCAAGGAAGGGTTGTACTCCATCACAGCTAGCATTGGCCTGGGTCCATCACCAAGGCAATGATGTTTGTCCCATACCTGGCACTACCAAGATTGAGAACCTCAATCAGAATATAGGAGCTTTGTCTGTAAAACTGTCGGCAGAAGATATGGCGGAACTTGAATCTATTGCTTCTGCAGGAGTCAAGGGTGAGAGATACGGGCCTGAAATCAGCACTTGGCAAAATTCTGAAACTCCACCATTGTCAACCTGGAAGAGGACATGA
- the LOC113765372 gene encoding auxin-induced protein PCNT115-like, with protein MAASEEVKVPRIKLGSQGFEVSAQGLGCMGMSAFYGPPKPEPDMIKLIHHAISRGITHLDTSDIYGPHTNEILIGKALKEGIRAKVELATKFAISYQDGKFDVRGDPAYVRACCEASLKRLDVDCIDLYYQHRIDTRVPIEVTIGELKKLVEEGKIKYIGLSESSASTIRRAHAVHPITAVQLEWSLWSRDVEEEIIPTCRELGIGIVAYSPLGRGFFSSGPKLVENFTEGDRRKGMPRFQAENLEHNKNLYEQVNAIASRKGCTPSQLALAWVHHQGKDVCPIPGTTKIENLDQNIGALSVKLSAEEMAELESIASAIKGERYESDAGLGTWKTSETPPLSTWKRT; from the exons ATGGCGGCATCAGAAGAAGTGAAAGTGCCAAGAATCAAGCTGGGGTCGCAAGGTTTTGAAGTTTCAGCTCAAGGGCTGGGCTGCATGGGCATGTCAGCCTTCTACGGGCCGCCAAAGCCCGAGCCTGATATGATCAAACTCATCCACCATGCTATTAGCAGAGGCATCACCCATCTTGACACCTCCGATATCTATGGACCTCACACCAACGAAATACTCATTGGCAAG GCCTTGAAGGAAGGAATAAGAGCGAAAGTGGAGCTAGCAACAAAATTTGCAATCAGTTATCAGGATGGGAAATTTGATGTACGTGGTGATCCAGCCTATGTGAGGGCTTGTTGTGAAGCGAGTTTGAAGCGGCTTGATGTGGACTGCATTGATCTCTATTATCAACATCGCATCGATACACGTGTGCCCATTGAAGTCACG ATAGGAGAGCTCAAGAAACTGGTTGAAGAGGGTAAAATAAAGTATATAGGTCTGTCTGAGTCCTCAGCTTCAACAATTCGAAGAGCACATGCTGTTCACCCAATAACAGCTGTGCAGTTGGAGTGGTCATTGTGGAGCAGAGATGTCGAGGAGGAGATTATTCCCACTTGCAG AGAGCTTGGAATAGGGATTGTTGCATACAGTCCACTTGGAAGAGGATTCTTCTCTTCAGGTCCAAAGCTGGTCGAGAATTTTACTGAAGGTGACCGCCGAAAG GGTATGCCAAGGTTTCAAGCAGAGAATTTGGAGCACAACAAGAACTTGTACGAGCAGGTCAATGCCATTGCTTCAAGGAAGGGTTGTACCCCATCACAGCTAGCTTTGGCCTGGGTCCATCACCAAGGCAAAGATGTTTGCCCCATACCTGGCACTACCAAGATTGAGAACCTCGATCAGAATATAGGAGCTTTGTCTGTGAAACTGTCGGCAGAGGAAATGGCGGAACTTGAATCTATTGCTTCGGCTATCAAGGGTGAGAGATACGAGTCTGACGCTGGGCTTGGTACTTGGAAAACTTCTGAAACTCCGCCTTTGTCAACCTGGAAGCGGACATGA